The sequence tcgtTTTGAAATGTACTTTTCATAAAATTCAATAGTGGTTTTATCAGTCTGAGGTTGTACAGCATCAAATGCCTCCATGAAGTGCTTGTGTGAGACAAGGGAGCAGGTGATGTCCTCATGCATAGCACACAGGGCAGCCTCCTGACACAGTGACACAATCTGCACAGAAAAAGAgggtaccgtattactagaatattttgcgagcatcacggactttgtgagggttgatcaattcgcaacaaaaaacctaaaaaattagtactggtaaaTACACGATCCTTGACAAAACGCAATAGCAacatttttctgctgatttggctcaatcgcaaaggtttttcaccagcaaaatatacGATAATGATTATACCCAATAGAACAATAGGACAATGAATGAAAAGTAATGTAGTACACAATTCATATTGTGTGTGCTGCCATGGTTACTTACCTCAGCTCCCGAATAGCCCTCAGTGTGAGCAACCAGGCTATCCACTCTCACATCCTCTGCAACAGGCATCTTCCTAAACTGTATCTGCAAACACAAATAACACTAGTAAAACAAAATGTCATAGTACcataattgatgtaattacagcaccactcAAAATTCGTCACATGTTTTATGTATATAGTCTcgtacaaaataataatttttctggcgctgtaattgcACTAGAGTATTGTACGTACGTTGAGTATCTGCCTCCTGGTGTTGTCATCAGGTAGAGGCACATAGATCATCCTGTCAATGCGGCCAGGACGCAGTAATGcctaagggggggggggggctgttAGACTATCACTATCGTATATTTTCGTATGGttcgtatatttcgtattgtagcatcatacaaaaattaaaactacgaaattattcaaCTGCAATAGGTTCAAAGTCACTATCCTGAgttgtacgaatatttaaaatacgaatttaaatgggtagttcatacgaaacTTTTCACCAACgaaatttacccgctatacggtatatacgtACTTTATCAATCATGTCGGGTCTGTTGGTAGCAGCCACCACCAGGACGTCACTGAGTGACTCCACTCCATCCATCTCTGTCAGTAGCTGGGCAAGGACACGGTCTGCCACTGATGATccttcactgtgtgtgtgtggggatagtgggggggggggggagagggagTAAGCAtcactgtgtatgtgtggggatagtgggggggggagagagggagTAAGCAtcactgtgtatgtgtggggatagtgggggggagagagggagtaagcatcactgtgtgtgtggggatagtgggggggggagtaagcatcactgtgtatgtgtggggatagtgggggggggggggagtaagcatcactgtgtatgtgtggggacAAGTAATAGAAGTTATGTAGCTTAGGTGATCAAGTTAAAACAGCCACAACAAGTTAATACAGTTACAGCACAAAAAAATGGACTTGATACAATACAAAATACAAAATACAGTCTGACTTCTCCAGGCCCTACCTCTTCCTCTGCACGGCCAGGGCATCAATCTCGTCAAAGAAGATGATTGCAGGGGCAGCTGCTCTGGCCCGGCTGAACACCTGTCTCACCGCCCTCTCTGAGTCCCCCACCCACTTACTGAACAACTCAGGGCCCTACACAAATACTCCAAGATGATTATGACCACAGGAAGTAGCCATTGTGCTGTATATGCAGAGATTTCGGCAGTAATAATCTTGTAACTAGGGTATACCTTGACAGCTATGAAGTTAAGACCACTCTCAGTGGCGAGAGCTCTAGCAACCATCGTCTTGCTGCAACCTGGGGGGCCAAACAACAAGACCCCCCGCGGAGGACGCACACCAAGCCTCTTGAAACTCTAAAAGTAGTAATAACAATTATACTCCATAATAAGTTTATAACACAGTTAGTAACAACACACCTCTGGATGTTTGAGTGGCCATTCCACGGCTTCCCTCATCCTCTGCTTGACAGATTCTTGCCCACCGATATCAGTCCAGTACACCTGGTCAGTGATACTCTTATAATAGCCATTTCCTGACTAGCTACCAACAAGGTACACACTTGCTAACAATCTAATTGTAATGAGTGGAGGGCAtaactactgtatagcgggtatatttcgagggtataaactttcacgGAGtaaccgttagaaaggtttttgcggaatagcagcctttctgcagtatgcatgcatgcgatattaaatttgtgggtataaatgttcacggtacatgcttaatcagcgaaaaccgcgagcatttataccctcgaaatatacacgctatacggtagatgtGATGACTATGGGAAAGTAGGTGTGGCctagtggttagggtggtggcttagtAGATCACATGATAGGTAAGGTGTGTGTTCGATTCCCTCCTGGCGACTTTTCATTATTTCAAAGGCTGCCAACAAACACACCTCAGGTACTTCAATAGCCACCTCTCTCATTGCACTAGGTCGTATCTCCCTCAGGGCGTCTTGCATAtcttgtacacacaccctcacaacccTCACATcttccacaccctcacagttCAGAGCCCGATGAAGAGCCTTGTGTTGAGCTGGCAGAAAAAATGACCAAATATTCTACGTTTTCCACACACCATCATCATaccttccacacacactgcCAACAAATCCGCACCAACATAACCGTGGGCGGAGTTAGCCAACctgtggaggcaacaaagaaatCAAAGAAAACTCCACTTTTTAAACGAAAAAATTTTGTTGAAAGAAAAAATTGAATTAACATACACAGTTAGTTGCTCCTCCGATATGTCGTCCTTCATTGTCTTAAGATGGACGTATAGAATGTCTCTCCTCTCTCGAGCACTGGGTGCATGAATCTCAACCTCACGATCAAATCTCCCGGGGCGACGAAGCGAAGGCTCCACCCCctcaatctgattggttgttGCTACAACGACTATGTGTCGAGGGGCTTGTTCGAGTGAGTCTAAACACGTGATAAGTGCGGCAGTGGatctcctctcactctcacTAGGGGCGGAGTTACGGTGAGGACAGAGTACATGGAGGTCATCCAATACTAGCAGAGTGggagcactataattatagaagggggagaatgtataattatgctgaataCAGGAGAGGGTGCTTTATTAGCAAATATACTTACTGTTTTTTTGCCTCACTGAAAGCCTCCTGTATTTTCCCTTCCGAGTCCTGGTTGCCTAGTGATAGTTGGCTGGCTGATAGCTGCATAGTGTGAGCCTGTGTTTCATTGGACAGACATCGTGCTAACAGTGACTTGCCCACACCGGGAGGACCGTACAGTAACACACCACGAGGGAAACTAAGAGCTATAggaggtggggggggggggggggacaaaAGTAATTAGTTAAACAATTCCAGGACATTTGTTTGTGTGCTAAATTGTATAGATACAATTATTGCTGTATGCTTCCAGGGTAACAGAATGCTCTATTGTACAGTTGTACTAGGTTAATAAGAAAGCATTATTGCCTCTCACTCACACTGAGAGCTCTTGTGGTGCTGTAGAGGATAGAGGACTAACTCTCTGAGCAGCTGTACTTGTCTCTGTGCTCCGGCAAAACTGGACAAGCTCGGATGATCTTTCGTCTACAAATAACACATTCACAATCAGCATAAATATACACACTGTGACTTACTTTAGATGAAGATGAATTGGGACTGTTTTCTTTGCTCTGAATGATTATCTTGGTCTTAGCAGTGATCTTGTAGACTGAGGTGTTAAGAGATGAGTGGGCGGAGAGTGGTTCCGTCTTCTGTGGGTCAGAGGTCAAAGAGAGAGTTGAAAATTGTTCTGAGAGTTTCTCTTTAATTGGGGTGATGTTAGACGTATCGGCCGGATCCAATGGAGTGATAGACTTTATTTGAAGTACTCTTTCCTCTCCGTAATACTGTACTGATAGGTAGCCTCCCGGGCATACGGAATAGCCAGCTGAGAAAATATAGGTACCATGGCAATAGAGGTGGTGAGGAGCACGTACTATGCATGTGGAGTAGGTAGCTTTGAAAAGTTCTGGTCA comes from Halichondria panicea chromosome 7, odHalPani1.1, whole genome shotgun sequence and encodes:
- the LOC135338069 gene encoding ATPase family gene 2 protein homolog A-like, whose product is MATPPSSQKKKGRKQTRRSLQNSPSTRYLQWVPLLGSPNALVPSSKKDQYGDIQIDNGVSPSSLPGGLISVEGRLLYASTTSTATIDIGEHVPIRSDSILLHPLTMEALGVAIATSVLVENMQATACRVWPCVNLSLDVVGVGSAPLLSVGCVVGGMVKISPLAPGTTLVAGQLDLEPTTTEDSAADELLLTRTFQSYLLHMHTGYSVCPGGYLSVQYYGEERVLQIKSITPLDPADTSNITPIKEKLSEQFSTLSLTSDPQKTEPLSAHSSLNTSVYKITAKTKIIIQSKENSPNSSSSKTKDHPSLSSFAGAQRQVQLLRELVLYPLQHHKSSQSLSFPRGVLLYGPPGVGKSLLARCLSNETQAHTMQLSASQLSLGNQDSEGKIQEAFSEAKKHAPTLLVLDDLHVLCPHRNSAPSESERRSTAALITCLDSLEQAPRHIVVVATTNQIEGVEPSLRRPGRFDREVEIHAPSARERRDILYVHLKTMKDDISEEQLTVLANSAHGYVGADLLAVCVEAQHKALHRALNCEGVEDVRVVRVCVQDMQDALREIRPSAMREVAIEVPEVYWTDIGGQESVKQRMREAVEWPLKHPESFKRLGVRPPRGVLLFGPPGCSKTMVARALATESGLNFIAVKGPELFSKWVGDSERAVRQVFSRARAAAPAIIFFDEIDALAVQRKSEGSSVADRVLAQLLTEMDGVESLSDVLVVAATNRPDMIDKALLRPGRIDRMIYVPLPDDNTRRQILNIQFRKMPVAEDVRVDSLVAHTEGYSGAEIVSLCQEAALCAMHEDITCSLVSHKHFMEAFDAVQPQTDKTTIEFYEKYISKR